Proteins encoded together in one Cicer arietinum cultivar CDC Frontier isolate Library 1 chromosome 4, Cicar.CDCFrontier_v2.0, whole genome shotgun sequence window:
- the LOC101489305 gene encoding protein neprosin-like — protein sequence MGKKILFILMVLAITAYGTNNDSLFSKHKILEVERKLQYLRKHSLKTIQSDDGDIIDCIDIKKQPAFDHPALKDHKIQMVPSYNSAKEEVKQRNDESYVTVTSSQIWRKSGSCPEGTIPIRRIGKRELLKAHSIDEYGRKKPSFSNRQVLNQNIDSFVQLRNHSKAILFADGYRYLGGKGDIKVCSPNVEKDDEYSTSQVSLLNGAYNDFECVESGWAVNPSVYGDRKTRLFVYWTADGSKKTGCFDLTCPGFIQTNNEIALGAAIYPISIPGGLPYKITIYIYKDPITNNWWVQYGEKTNIGYWPPELFRAICYNAESVEWGGEVYSTTVGNTPHTKTQMGNGQFSSGDSSSILRMRIHDNSEALKIPEWVDYYSDEYNCYDVRYNADYVEDPEFYYGGPGRNPMCP from the exons ATGGGAAAGAAGATATTGTTCATTCTCATGGTGCTGGCAATTACAGCTTACGGTACTAATAATGATAGCTTGTTCTCAAAACACAAGATTTTAGAAGTTGAGAGAAAATTACAATATCTTAGAAAACACTCATTAAAAACCATTCAG AGTGATGATGGAGATATCATCGATTGCATCGACATTAAAAAGCAACCTGCATTTGATCATCCTGCATTGAAAGATCACAAAATTCAG ATGGTTCCCAGTTACAATTCAGCTAAGGAGGAGGTGAAGCAAAGGAATGATGAATCATATGTGACAGTGACTTCTTCTCAAATATGGCGAAAAAGTGGAAGTTGTCCAGAAGGAACGATACCGATTAGAAGAATAGGAAAGAGAGAGTTGCTCAAGGCTCATTCAATTGATGAATATGGAAGGAAGAAACCAAGCTTCTCAAACAGACAAGTGCTGAATCAGAACATTGATTCCTTTGTACAGCTAAGAAACCACTCT AAGGCGATATTGTTCGCAGATGGATACCGCTACTTGGGAGGTAAAGGAGACATTAAAGTTTGCAGTCCTAATGTTGAAAAGGATGATGAATACAGCACTTCACAGGTTTCTCTCTTAAATGGAGCTTACAATGACTTTGAGTGTGTTGAATCTGGATGGGCG GTCAATCCTAGTGTATATGGAGATAGGAAGACACGGTTATTCGTATATTGGACT GCTGATGGTTCAAAGAAAACAGGTTGCTTTGATCTGACTTGTCCTGGTTTTATTCAGACAAACAACGAAATTGCCTTGGGTGCTGCAATTTATCCAATATCAATTCCTGGCGGTCTTCcatataaaataactatttacATCTATAAG GACCCAATTACTAACAATTGGTGGGTGCAATATGGTGAGAAGACCAACATAGGTTATTGGCCACCTGAACTATTCAGAGCAATATGCTACAATGCTGAATCAGTTGAATGGGGTGGTGAAGTTTACAGCACAACCGTTGGAAATACTcctcataccaaaacacaaaTGGGTAATGGACAATTTTCTTCTGGTGATTCATCTTCCATATTGAGGATGAGAATTCATGACAATTCTGAGGCCTTGAAGATTCCGGAATGGGTTGATTATTACTCAGATGAATATAACTGCTATGATGTTCGATATAATGCAGATTATGTTGAAGATCCCGAGTTCTATTATGGAGGACCCGGTAGAAACCCTATGTGCCCTTAA
- the CAELF3B gene encoding ELF3-like protein 2, whose amino-acid sequence MDIDNRNSLVLRSCSHSTVDQTSVLEATNDTEYHDTNIDSPMQKGNSEGSDDLSKTSTLESLSSMELSPDGIVQILGQKHFWKARRKITTQQRVFAVQVFELHRLIKVQQLIAGSSDLLFEDAAILGKFPLQASTPKSISLEVIVEPPTQNHKQQDHSEKLNHKLEHSAENGVGKTSFSSQKYGSHLSNYTPFYGNPHQENVVSRSFNHSPGYQWLIPVMSPSEGLVYKPYPGPGFTGPMYGGCGPFGPGPPNGAFMNPAYGIPDFHQAVAVSPFIPPGSYAHFPPHCVPAMNQSASGSVVEQANRFAAQVSHDSNGNSSLVGASFNTHNQSSCNLTNQKNGATLHITKFQPSIERELQGIPTSRPNEKEIRIEKSAEGRDALSPSFTAPSVSEEVFQSLETKQKPQVIRVVPHNPRSASVSAARIFQSIQEERKQYDLV is encoded by the exons ATGGATATTGATAATAGAAACAGTCTTGTGTTAAGAAGCTGCTCTCATTCGACAGTGGACCAAACCAGTGTACTTGAAGCTACCAATGATACTGAATATCATGATACCAACATTGACAGCCCGATGCAGAAAGGAAACTCAGAAGGAAGTGACGATCTTTCCAAGACCTCAACTCTAGAAAGTTTGTCAAGCATGGAACTTTCTCCTGACGGTATCGTACAGATACTAGGTCAAAAACATTTTTGGAAAGCAAGACGGAAAATTACCAC TCAACAAAGAGTGTTTGCGGTCCAAGTGTTTGAATTGCACAGACTGATAAAG GTCCAACAGTTGATTGCTGGATCATCAGATCTTTTGTTCGAAGATGCTGCTATTTTGGGAAAATTTCCTCTGCAGGCATCTACTCCTAAAAGTATCTCATTGGAAGTTATTGTTGAACCTCCGACACAAAATCATAAACAGCAAGACCATTCTGAAAAGCTAAACCATAAATTGGAACATTCTGCTGAAAATGGAGTAGGGAAAACATCCTTTTCATCCCAAAAATATGGCAGTCATCTTTCCAATTACACTCCTTTTTATGGAAATCCACACCAGGAAAATGTCGTTTCCCGGAGTTTCAATCACTCACCTGGATATCAGTGGTTAATTCCTGTTATGTCTCCTTCTGAGGGGCTTGTCTACAAGCCATATCCCGGTCCTGGATTTACAGGACCAATGTACGGAGGATGTGGGCCATTTGGACCGGGTCCTCCTAACGGTGCGTTCATGAATCCTGCCTATGGAATTCCAGATTTTCATCAAGCAGTTGCTGTCTCACCCTTCATTCCTCCAGGCAGTTACGCCCACTTCCCTCCTCACTGCGTCCCAGCAATGAATCAATCAGCATCAGGCTCAGTTGTTGAACAGGCGAACCGGTTTGCTGCACAAGTTTCTCATGACTCAAATGGTAATTCATCTTTAGTTGGAGCCAGTTTTAACACTCATAATCAAAGCTCATGCAATTTGACAAATCAGAAAAATGGAGCCACATTACACATCACAAAATTTCAGCCATCTATTGAAAGAGAGTTACAAGGGATTCCAACAAGTAGACCTAATGAGAAGGAAATAAGAATAGAGAAATCTGCTGAAGGAAGAGATGCACTTTCTCCTTCTTTTACGGCTCCGTCAGTATCAGAGGAAGTCTTCCAATCTCTTGAAACCAAACAAAAACCGCAGGTAATTAGAGTTGTGCCACATAACCCACGATCTGCATCGGTATCAGCTGCTAGAATTTTTCAGTCGATCCAAGAAGAGAGAAAACAATATGATCTAGTCTAA
- the LOC140920129 gene encoding protein EARLY FLOWERING 3-like: MKRGKCDDDDDEKVVVGPMFPRLHVNDTTEKGGPRAPPRNKMALYEHFNVPFQRFNNNSNSSSNSHPLTPSSTLGNDPERSYIVPVNLPSQTATQRAESYTSHQSNEANMDTLSAQLGQRKKVDGDGSHAYDHSRIGQSNNKTMKSFNGKKLTPVGARNFCCSVAGENDGDKDQTQFGSLLVKMRKDVNKSRLHQGNACVQQ, from the exons ATGAAAAGAGGGAagtgtgatgatgatgatgatgagaaGGTAGTGGTGGGGCCCATGTTCCCAAGGCTCCATGTCAATGACACAACGGAGAAAGGAGGGCCAAGAGCACCACCGAGGAATAAGATGGCTCTTTATGAACACTTTAATGTTCCATTTCAAAGATTCAACAACAATTctaattcttcttctaattcaCACCCTCTAACACCTTCCTCCACCTTG GGAAATGACCCAGAGAGAAGCTACATCGTCCCAGTTAATTTACCTTCACAAACGGCCACACAACGAGCTGAAAGTTATACTTCTCACCAATCTAATGAAGCAAACATGGACACTTTGTCTGCACAACTTGGACAGAGAAAAAAAGTAGATGGAGATGGCAGTCATGCATACGATCACTCAAGGATTGGTCAAtctaataataaaacaatgaaGAGTTTCAATGGGAAAAAACTCACTCCTGTGGGCGCCCGGAATTTTTGTTGTTCGGTAGCTGGGGAAAATGACGGTGACAAGGATCAAACTCAATTTGGCTCCCTACTTGTCAAAATGAGAAAAGATGTGAATAAAAGCAGGTTACATCAGGGCAATGCTTGCGTACAGCAG
- the LOC101489628 gene encoding uncharacterized protein, producing the protein MASSSSPPQSSSPSPSPSYITHLPIPPSSPSNSSEKILEGDEPRVPIHVVTKASQLPVEFLEPSPQSKIVIGFDCEAVDLCRYGTLCIMQLAFPDAIYLVDVIEGGDVLMKACKHALESDYVTKVIHDCKRDSEALYFQFGIKLNNVVDTQIAYALIEEQEGQKRLPDDYISLVGLLADPRYCGLSYVEKEEVRVLLRQDPKYWTYRPLSKQMIRNAADDVRFLLYIYDQMMAKLTERSLWHLAVRGALYCRCFCVNSNDYADWPSLPPIPDKLKVDGNGPEEEILSVLDVPPGKMGCIIGKKGASILSIKESCNAEILIGGARGPPDKVFIIGPVKQVKKAEAMLRGRLLYL; encoded by the exons atggcttcttcttcttctcctcctcaatcttcttctccttctccTTCTCCTTCCTATATCACTCACCTTCCCATTCCTCCATCTTCTCCTTCTAACTCCA GTGAAAAGATTCTAGAAGGAGACGAACCTCGCGTTCCAATTCATGTTGTGACGAAAGCGTCTCAACTTCCTGTTGAGTTTTTGGAACCTTCTCCTCAATCCAAGATCGTCATTGGTTTTGACTGTGAGGCTGTTGACTTGTGTCGCTATGGAACTCTTTGCATAATGCAG CTTGCATTTCCTGATGCTATATACCTGGTTGATGTAATTGAAGGGGGGGATGTGCTTATGAAAGCATGTAAGCACGCACTTGAGTCTGATTATGTCACAAAAGTGATTCATGATTGCAAACGCGACAGTGAG GCATTGTACTTTCAGTTCGGCATCAAGTTAAACAATGTGGTGGATACCCAG ATTGCTTATGCGCTTATAGAAGAGCAAGAAGGACAAAAGAGATTGCCAGATGACTATATTTCACTTGTTGGTCTCCTTGCAGATCCACGTTATTGTG GCTTGTCATATGTTGAGAAGGAAGAAGTTCGTGTTCTCCTTCGACAG GACCCCAAGTATTGGACTTACAGACCTTTATCTAAACAAATGATCCGCAATGCCGCTGATGACGTCCGTTTCCTTCTCTACATTTATGACCAAATGATGGCAAAATTAACTGAACGGTCTTTATGGCATCTTGCTGTTCGTGGTGCCTTGTACTGCCGATGTTTCTGTGTGAACAGTAATGATTATGCTGATTGGCCATCTCTACCTCCAATTCCAG ATAAGCTGAAAGTTGATGGAAATGGTCCCGAGGAAGAAATTCTTTCAGTTCTTGATGTTCCACCAGGCAAGATGGGATGCATTATTGGAAAAAAAGGGGCTTCAATTTTGTCAATTAAGGAGTCTTGCAA TGCGGAAATTCTCATTGGAGGTGCCAGGGGTCCACCTGACAAG GTCTTCATCATAGGACCGGTGAAGCAGGTGAAGAAAGCCGAGGCTATGTTGAGGGGTAGACTATTGTATCTGTAA
- the LOC101489955 gene encoding clathrin interactor EPSIN 1: MDFMKVFDQTVREIKREVNLKVLKVPEIEQKVLDATDDEPWGPHGTVLAEIAQATKKFTECQLVMNVLWTRLSETGKDWRYVYKALAVIEYLVSHGSERAVDDIIEHTFQISALSSFEYVEPSGKDVGLNVRKKAENIVNLLNDREKIHEIRNKAAANRDKYVGVSSSGITYKSGTTSFSSGSSQSSNKYGGFGSSGDRFSDSYGDKGRYDEGKVDKDYSAKSRPGVSSSDRENSFKKGSARSVSKSQEKTSSRVSKSSANASSVPSQSSSVPANNTEDDFDDFDPRGTSTKTSAGSSNQVDLFGQDLIGDLMDAPTSVSVEKAATNNASEVDLFADAAFVSASPHVDKGASSQPQGEVDLFSSQPAIPSVSPTVDLFSIPEPVVQPESKSENSGPVNNSTFDPFASVPLNNFDGSDVFGDFTSQSDSVSSQPSTNVVTDGSHGNTSGKSLANSNVSPKKDAFQVKSGIWADSLSRGLIDLNISAPKKVSLVDVGIVGGLSDGSDEKEKGPPTTFYMGRAMGSGSGLGMSGVTPSQTTAGDDIFSNFGSQNYQFGGFQK, encoded by the exons ATGGATTTCATGAAAGTTTTCGATCAAACCGTTCGAGAAAT AAAGCGAGAGGTGAATCTGAAGGTGCTTAAGGTTCCCGAAATCGAACAGAAG gtgTTGGATGCAACTGATGATGAACCTTGGGGTCCTCATGGTACTGTGCTGGCAGAGATTGCACAGGCTAccaaaaaatt TACTGAATGTCAGCTGGTTATGAATGTTCTTTGGACAAGATTGAGTGAAACTGGAAAGGATTGGCGATACGTATACAAG GCATTAGCTGTTATAGAGTATTTGGTATCACATGGTTCTGAACGTGCAGTTGATGACATTATAGAACATACTTTTCAGATCTCT GCACTCTCTAGTTTTGAGTATGTTGAGCCTAGCGGGAAGGATGTGGGGCTCAATGTAAGGAAGAAGGCAGAAAACATTGTGAACCTTTTGAATGATAGAGAAAAGATTCATGAAATCAGAAATAAAGCTGCTGCAAACCGTGACAA GTATGTTGGAGTTTCATCTAGTGGAATCACATACAAATCTGGAACAACCTCATTTAGTAGCGGCAGTTCACAAAGCAGTAATAAATATGGAGGTTTTGGTTCAAGTGGTGATAGGTTTAGTGATAGCTATGGAGACAAGGGGCGCTATGATGAAGGAAAAGTAGACAAAGATTACTCTGCAAAATCACGCCCTGGTGTCTCAAGTAGCGATCGAGAGAATTCCTTCAAGAAGGGTTCTGCACGGTCTGTCAG CAAAAGTCAGGAGAAAACATCATCTAGAGTATCAAAGTCATCTGCTAATGCAAGTTCAGTTCCTTCTCAAAGTTCAAGTGTACCTGCAAACAATACTGAGGATGACTTTGATGATTTTGATCCGAGAGGAACGTCTACTA AGACTTCAGCTGGAAGCTCAAACCAGGTTGATCTCTTTGGACAAGATTTGATTGGTGATCTCATGGATGCTCCGACATCTGTTTCTGTAGAAAAGGCAGCAACTAATAATGCGTCAGAGGTTGATCTCTTTGCAGATGCGGCATTTGTATCAGCATCACCACATGTGGACAAAGGAGCTAGTTCTCAACCACAG GGTGAAGTGGATCTTTTTTCTTCACAACCAGCCATTCCTTCAGTTTCACCAACAGTTGACTTGTTTTCCATTCCTGAACCAGTTGTGCAGCCTGAGAGCAAGTCGGAAAACTCTGGTCCTGTGAATAATAGCACTTTTGATCCCTTCGCTTCTGTTCCGCTTAATAATTTTGATGGATCTGATGTTTTTGGTGATTTTACTTCTCAATCTGATTCTGTATCGTCACAGCCCTCAACTAATGTTGTCACCGATGGTAGTCATGGTAATACGAGTGGTAAATCTTTAGCGAACTCTAATGTTTCACCTAAAAAGGATGCTTTTCAGGTGAAGTCTGGCATTTGGGCTGATTCACTAAGCCGTGGATTGATTGATCTCAATATATCTGCTC CCAAAAAAGTATCCCTTGTAGATGTTGGAATTGTAGGTGGATTAAGTGATGGATCTGATGAAAAGGAGAAAGGCCCTCCAACTACATTTTATATGGGGAGAGCTATGGGTTCAGGATCTGGTCTTGGTATGTCTGGTGTCACTCCTTCACAGACAACAGCCGGAGATGACATATTTTCAAACTTTGGCAGCCAAAATTATCAATTTGGTGGGTTCCAAAAGTAA